One Verrucomicrobiota bacterium DNA segment encodes these proteins:
- a CDS encoding AAA family ATPase, producing MVRVLGKLELPWLVTLYYANLVREVCEAFATMDGRVSAKESRFIAYLLDRIQHLCESHQAHASDTAAAANRDKLEAVLAELDELVGIVEVKDKVKQAANFARLQQLRVQGGLKPIAASYHTVFTGNPGTGKTTVARLMGRIYKSLGILKKGHLVECDRAALVAEYVGQTAVKTNAMVDAALDGILFIDEAYTLSKSGGEDYGREAIDTLLKRMEDNRERLIVIVAGYPEEMARFISSNPGLHSRFTRFIEFPDYTPQELCRIFAIMCRKNGLTLAPALREKVLHHFTWLHANRDENFGNARLVRNTFEAVINAQATRLAIAAQVDAAALSALQADDLDTPSEPSRREHVRSGRGYLVKCEHCNHAYSWTPDMEILEGQCTECGKNYNAEFGALP from the coding sequence ATGGTGCGCGTGCTCGGCAAGCTCGAACTGCCGTGGCTGGTCACCCTATATTACGCAAACCTCGTGCGCGAGGTGTGCGAGGCCTTCGCCACGATGGACGGCCGCGTGTCCGCGAAGGAAAGCCGCTTCATCGCCTACCTGCTCGACCGGATCCAGCACTTGTGCGAGTCGCACCAGGCGCACGCATCCGACACCGCCGCCGCCGCGAATCGCGACAAACTCGAGGCGGTGCTCGCCGAACTCGACGAGCTCGTCGGCATCGTCGAGGTGAAGGACAAGGTGAAGCAGGCCGCGAACTTCGCGCGCCTGCAGCAACTGCGCGTGCAGGGCGGACTCAAGCCCATCGCTGCAAGTTATCACACCGTGTTCACCGGAAATCCCGGCACCGGCAAGACCACCGTCGCGCGGCTGATGGGACGAATCTACAAGTCGCTCGGCATCCTCAAGAAGGGACATCTGGTCGAGTGCGACCGCGCCGCGCTCGTCGCCGAATACGTCGGCCAGACCGCCGTGAAAACCAACGCGATGGTGGACGCCGCCCTCGACGGCATCCTGTTCATCGACGAGGCTTACACGCTGTCCAAGTCCGGCGGCGAGGATTACGGCCGCGAGGCCATCGACACGCTGCTCAAGCGCATGGAGGACAACCGCGAGCGGCTCATCGTCATCGTCGCAGGTTACCCGGAGGAGATGGCGCGGTTCATCAGTTCAAACCCCGGCCTGCACTCGCGCTTCACCCGCTTCATCGAGTTCCCCGATTACACCCCGCAGGAACTCTGCCGGATCTTCGCGATCATGTGCCGCAAGAACGGGCTCACGCTCGCGCCCGCGCTGCGCGAGAAGGTGCTGCATCACTTCACGTGGCTGCACGCGAACCGCGACGAGAACTTCGGCAACGCGCGGCTCGTGAGAAACACCTTCGAGGCGGTCATCAATGCCCAAGCCACGCGGCTGGCGATCGCGGCACAGGTGGACGCCGCCGCGCTCTCGGCGTTGCAGGCCGACGATCTCGACACGCCGTCCGAGCCGTCGCGACGCGAGCACGTCCGCAGCGGACGCGGCTACCTCGTAAAGTGCGAGCACTGCAACCATGCCTATTCGTGGACGCCTGACATGGAGATTCTCGAGGGCCAGTGCACCGAATGCGGCAAGAACTACAACGCAGAATTCGGCGCGCTGCCGTGA
- a CDS encoding 3-deoxy-8-phosphooctulonate synthase codes for MWRALAARRQLFLIAGPCVIESETLCFTVAASLKRMCARLGIRLIFKASFDKANRTSGTSFRGPGLDEGLRVLAAVRAKFGIPALTDIHTGAQAEAAARVVDVLQIPAFLCRQTDLIEAAARTGRIVNIKKGQFLSPAEMGQVVKKAAAAGGRKLLVTERGTTFGYNNLVADMRSIPQMKAFGSPVVFDATHSVQRPGAGGDRTTGQREFAPVLARCAIAAGADGLFIETHPDPDRAPSDGPNMIPLDEMPRVLADLLKVWKAVR; via the coding sequence CTGTGGCGCGCGCTCGCCGCGCGGCGGCAGCTCTTTCTCATCGCCGGTCCGTGCGTCATCGAGAGCGAGACCCTGTGCTTCACGGTGGCGGCTTCGCTCAAGCGGATGTGCGCGCGGTTGGGCATACGGCTGATTTTCAAGGCGAGTTTCGACAAGGCAAACCGCACTTCCGGGACGTCCTTCCGCGGACCGGGTCTCGACGAGGGACTGCGCGTGCTCGCGGCTGTCCGCGCGAAGTTCGGCATTCCCGCGCTCACCGACATCCACACCGGGGCGCAGGCCGAGGCGGCGGCGCGAGTGGTGGACGTGCTTCAAATCCCCGCATTCCTTTGCCGGCAGACGGACTTGATCGAAGCCGCCGCGCGCACCGGCCGCATCGTGAACATCAAGAAGGGGCAGTTCCTCTCGCCTGCCGAGATGGGGCAGGTGGTGAAGAAGGCGGCGGCCGCCGGCGGCCGGAAGCTGCTCGTGACCGAGCGGGGGACGACGTTTGGATACAACAACCTCGTTGCCGACATGCGTTCGATTCCCCAGATGAAGGCGTTTGGCTCGCCCGTGGTTTTCGACGCCACGCACTCCGTGCAGAGGCCGGGCGCGGGCGGTGATCGAACAACGGGCCAGCGCGAATTCGCGCCGGTGCTCGCACGGTGCGCGATTGCCGCGGGCGCAGACGGGTTGTTCATCGAGACGCATCCGGACCCCGACCGCGCGCCGAGCGACGGGCCGAACATGATCCCGCTCGACGAGATGCCCCGAGTGCTCGCCGACCTGCTCAAGGTCTGGAAGGCGGTCCGCTGA
- a CDS encoding HAD-IIIA family hydrolase has product MPAARPPARDLRARLRRVRLLLCDVDGILTDGSVFISGDGMETKRFNIHDGLGIVLARKHGLKVGWVSARPSPATAQRAAELKIDFLHQDKSPKLNAVGAILSTAGMDWDELCYMGDDVVDLAVLRRAGLAVSVPDGTAGARALAHHVTRARGGHGAVREVVELILKAQGKWATIVREYAK; this is encoded by the coding sequence ATGCCTGCCGCGCGTCCACCCGCCCGCGACCTGCGCGCCCGCCTGCGCCGCGTGCGCCTGCTCCTCTGCGACGTGGACGGCATCCTGACCGATGGCAGCGTCTTCATCAGCGGCGACGGGATGGAGACGAAGCGCTTCAACATTCACGACGGCCTCGGGATCGTGCTCGCGCGCAAGCACGGGCTGAAGGTGGGCTGGGTTTCGGCGCGGCCATCACCCGCCACGGCGCAGCGCGCGGCGGAATTGAAGATCGATTTTCTTCACCAGGACAAATCACCGAAGTTGAACGCCGTCGGGGCGATCTTGTCCACGGCGGGCATGGACTGGGACGAACTCTGCTACATGGGGGACGACGTGGTGGACCTCGCCGTGCTCCGGCGCGCAGGCCTCGCGGTGAGCGTTCCGGATGGCACCGCCGGGGCGCGGGCACTCGCGCATCACGTCACACGCGCGCGCGGCGGGCATGGGGCGGTGCGAGAGGTGGTGGAATTGATTTTGAAAGCGCAGGGCAAATGGGCGACTATCGTGCGCGAGTATGCGAAGTAA
- the lptB gene encoding LPS export ABC transporter ATP-binding protein has protein sequence MSLLATENLARSYQHRRVVNGVSIRVHAGEIVGLLGPNGAGKTTTFNIVVGLVRPDAGAVTFQDADITREPMHVRARRGIGYLTQEPSVFRKLTVEQNILAILETLDVDAQERAVRLKVLLEELDLAALAPNLAYTLSGGEKRRLEITRALVTSPKLLLLDEPFSGIDPIAVYEVQKIVRRLKERGLGILITDHNVRETLKLVDRAYLIHKGEVIYEGSAEVMVNDPKAREIYLGPEFNM, from the coding sequence ATGAGCCTCCTCGCCACCGAGAACCTCGCGCGTTCCTACCAGCACCGGCGCGTCGTCAACGGCGTGTCCATCCGCGTCCACGCCGGCGAGATCGTCGGCTTGCTCGGGCCCAACGGCGCGGGCAAGACCACCACGTTCAACATCGTCGTCGGTCTCGTGCGGCCGGACGCAGGCGCGGTGACATTCCAGGATGCCGACATCACGCGCGAGCCGATGCACGTGCGGGCGCGCCGCGGCATTGGCTACCTCACGCAGGAGCCGTCGGTTTTTCGCAAGCTCACCGTCGAGCAGAACATCCTCGCCATCCTGGAGACGCTCGACGTGGACGCGCAGGAACGCGCCGTGCGGCTCAAGGTTTTGCTTGAAGAACTCGACCTGGCCGCGCTCGCTCCGAACCTGGCCTACACGCTCAGCGGCGGCGAGAAGCGCCGGCTCGAGATCACGCGCGCTCTCGTCACGAGCCCGAAGCTGCTGCTGCTTGACGAGCCTTTCAGCGGGATTGACCCCATCGCAGTCTACGAAGTGCAGAAGATCGTGCGCCGCCTCAAGGAACGGGGACTCGGCATCCTCATCACCGACCACAACGTGCGCGAGACACTCAAGCTCGTGGACCGCGCGTATCTCATCCACAAGGGCGAGGTGATCTACGAAGGCAGCGCGGAGGTGATGGTCAACGATCCGAAGGCGCGGGAGATTTATCTGGGGCCGGAGTTCAACATGTGA
- the hprK gene encoding HPr(Ser) kinase/phosphatase: MQRDPVTVEKFYTENASRLDLKLVAGARGLRRIIKEPTVNRPGLALAGFTKYFASKRIQVFGAAERTFLKSLAADIRHHRYDTLFGHKIPCVVFSRNHVPDRAFLQAAERADVSVFKTPLITMKFINLATLSLETMFAPHGTEMGSMVDILGVGVIVKGESGIGKSECVLALIERGYSLVTDDITKVTLQDGREVMGTGSEITRDHMEVRGIGIINVAAMFGVRAIRHEKRVDLVVTLKDYDQVRDVDRLGIEDAHVEILGVQVPHMIIPVRPGRDIARLVEVAAFQTKLKLSGYNPAKELNERLIAKMAVTPPL; the protein is encoded by the coding sequence ATGCAACGCGACCCTGTCACCGTCGAGAAGTTCTACACGGAGAACGCCAGCCGACTTGATCTCAAGCTCGTCGCGGGCGCGCGCGGCTTGCGGCGCATCATCAAGGAGCCGACCGTCAACCGCCCCGGCCTCGCACTCGCGGGCTTCACCAAGTATTTCGCGAGCAAGCGCATCCAGGTCTTCGGCGCGGCCGAGCGCACGTTCCTCAAGTCGCTCGCGGCGGACATCCGCCACCACCGCTACGACACGCTGTTCGGGCACAAGATTCCGTGCGTCGTCTTCAGCCGCAACCACGTGCCCGACCGCGCGTTCCTCCAGGCCGCCGAGCGCGCCGACGTCAGCGTGTTCAAAACCCCGCTCATCACGATGAAGTTCATCAACCTCGCGACCTTGTCGCTCGAGACCATGTTTGCGCCGCACGGCACCGAAATGGGAAGCATGGTGGACATCCTCGGCGTCGGCGTCATCGTCAAGGGCGAGAGCGGCATCGGCAAGAGCGAGTGCGTCCTTGCGCTCATCGAGCGCGGTTACAGCCTCGTCACCGACGACATCACCAAGGTCACGCTCCAGGACGGCCGCGAGGTGATGGGAACAGGCTCCGAAATCACCCGCGACCACATGGAAGTGCGCGGCATCGGCATCATCAACGTGGCCGCGATGTTCGGCGTGCGCGCCATCCGCCACGAAAAGCGCGTGGACCTCGTTGTGACGCTCAAGGACTACGACCAGGTGCGGGACGTGGACCGCCTCGGAATCGAGGATGCCCACGTGGAAATCCTCGGCGTGCAGGTGCCTCACATGATCATCCCGGTGCGGCCGGGGCGGGACATCGCGCGGCTTGTCGAAGTCGCCGCGTTCCAGACCAAGCTCAAGCTCTCCGGTTACAACCCGGCGAAGGAACTCAACGAACGGCTCATCGCGAAGATGGCTGTGACGCCGCCGCTTTGA
- a CDS encoding WD40 repeat domain-containing protein produces MNPDFKAAHVATEFVHDSPIITCRFDPKGGLVFASAEDRNILRWENSDAKKKTVFSGHDSWVWAMAFSADGQTLITAGGDDQLIWWPAAAEKPAPIRKVAAHQGWIRALAVSPDGKFLASGGNDRLVKVWNLADGKLVHEFKGHELDVYSVYFHPKGGFLLSGDLLCKVNQWDLDTGKLTRTFDGKDLAHYDKGQQVYFGGVRGIALSPDGKHLAAAGLHKATNPLGNVHEPHVMRFDWDSAKHVKSHTANDIKNGVLWGCRFHPEGTFIGVSGGGSGGFLLFWNAADEKPVHQFKLPDLAREMDLHADGIQVITAHYGRKVHLTKLAPKAAPAPAKKA; encoded by the coding sequence ATGAACCCTGACTTCAAGGCCGCGCACGTCGCGACCGAATTCGTCCACGACTCGCCCATCATCACGTGCCGCTTCGATCCCAAGGGCGGCCTCGTGTTCGCGTCGGCCGAGGACCGGAACATCCTGCGCTGGGAAAACTCGGACGCGAAGAAGAAGACCGTGTTCAGCGGGCACGACTCGTGGGTGTGGGCGATGGCCTTCTCGGCGGACGGCCAGACCCTCATCACCGCCGGCGGCGACGACCAGTTGATCTGGTGGCCCGCCGCCGCGGAAAAGCCCGCGCCCATCCGGAAGGTCGCCGCGCACCAGGGCTGGATCCGCGCACTTGCCGTGAGCCCGGACGGGAAGTTTCTCGCCAGCGGCGGCAACGACCGGCTTGTGAAAGTCTGGAACCTCGCCGACGGCAAACTGGTGCACGAGTTCAAGGGACACGAGCTCGACGTTTACAGCGTATACTTCCATCCCAAGGGCGGCTTCCTCCTCAGCGGCGACCTGCTCTGCAAGGTCAACCAGTGGGACCTGGACACCGGCAAGCTCACGCGCACCTTCGACGGCAAGGACCTCGCGCACTACGACAAAGGCCAGCAGGTTTACTTCGGCGGCGTTCGCGGCATCGCGCTGAGTCCCGACGGCAAGCACCTCGCTGCCGCCGGACTCCACAAGGCCACCAACCCGCTCGGCAACGTCCACGAACCGCACGTGATGCGCTTCGACTGGGACAGCGCCAAGCACGTGAAATCGCACACCGCGAATGACATCAAAAACGGCGTCCTCTGGGGCTGCCGCTTTCATCCCGAGGGAACTTTCATCGGCGTGTCCGGCGGCGGCAGCGGCGGGTTTCTCCTCTTCTGGAACGCGGCGGACGAGAAACCCGTGCACCAGTTCAAGCTGCCCGACCTCGCGCGCGAGATGGACCTCCACGCCGACGGCATTCAAGTGATCACCGCGCACTACGGCCGGAAAGTCCACCTCACCAAGCTCGCGCCAAAGGCCGCGCCCGCGCCTGCAAAGAAGGCGTGA